In the genome of Wenzhouxiangella sp. XN24, the window TGAACGGATAGCGCCCGGTGAACTGCCTGTTCACGGGCCGCGTGCCGCCGTAGTAGTAGACGATCAGCGGGTACTTGCGCTGCGGATCGAAATCCGGCGGCAGGTAGTAGCGCCCGTCGATCTCGTCCCCGGCCGTGTTGGTGAACGTCCACGGCGCGACGCGGCCGAGCTGGACGTCGGGATACTCGAGGGGCTGGGTGTCGATCAGCGTGCGGTTCCGGTTGCGGCTCACGTCGACGAGGTGCACGCGCTGTGGCCGGTCCGCGTCGGTGCCGCGCACCGCGACCACCGGCCGGCGCCCCTCCGAGGCGGCGAACGACTCCATGACCTCCACGCCCGTCTCAAGCGGCGTGAAGCGCTCGCGGTCGGCGTCGAAGCGCAGCAAGGACTTGTAGTCGCGGTCCGTCACCGACACCAGCAGGTCCCCGCCGGGCAGCCGGTGGATCCCGTCGATCGACGGATCCAGGCCCCGGCTCATGCTGCGCGCGGTCTTGCCATCGACGGACAAGCGATAGAGCTGCGTGTCCATTTCGTTCGGCAACCGGTCCGCCTCGAAAGCGATGCCGTCGCCGATGGGCAGCCCCGGGCCGGACATCAGCCAGTAGCCTTCGGCTGCAAACAGGGCGCCGTTCAGCACGCGGTAGCGGCCGATCTCGCGCTGCTCGAGGTCTGCCAGGCTGATCTCGAAAAGGCGCGTCAGGCTGTGCGGCGGTTCCGCGTGGTCCGGAAACCGCTCCCAGGCGAGCAGCCGGTCGCCGTCCGGATGAATGTCGAGCAGGTTGACGGAGCGCTCGCCGGTCGTCAGGGGGCGGATCATCCCGCTGGCGACATCGACCTGGTAGAGCTGGCTGTTGTCGCGAAACGTCTTCCAGCGGTCGTCCAGGGCGCGCATGCGTCTTGCCTTCACGTCCTCGGCCTTGAACGGCTCGGTCCAGGAAAAAATGATCGAGCCGCTGTCCGGATGCCAGCGGAAACTGCCGAGGTTCTCGTGGTTGGCCAGCAACAATCGGGCCTCGCCGTCGGGCCAGCCATGCAGCCAGAGATTCTTGTCTTCCTGGATGGCGAGGAAACGGCCGTCGGGGCTCCAGGCCAGCGCCTTGGGCCGTTCGCCCGTCCACTGGCGCACGATGCCCCCTTCCTCCAGGTCGCGGATCGCCATGCGGCGTACGTCGAGGTCCGCGGCGTCGCTACGGCCGTCGAAGGCCAGCGCGAGAAACCGGCCATCCGGCGAGATGGCCATGCTGGCCACCGTCTCGGCATTTGTCAGGCGCTCCGGCGAGACGCGCCGCTCGGGCCGGGTGTGCGCCTGGACGCGGTCGACCGCGGTCTTGCCGTGCCAGCTCAGTGCCGGCGGGTCTTCGCCCTTCGGCCCGCGGTGCAACAGCCAGAGCGTGTGCGTGCCATTGCGCAGCGCCAGCTCGTGTCCCTTCTCATCGTCGCCGGTCACGGGCGTCACGCCATTGAACAGCGCCGTGCCCTCCAGGCCCTCGATCTTCAGGTGCCCCTTCACGAAGCGATCCGCATCCAGCTGCCAGGACCAGAGCCACAACGCCGCGGTCTCCGGATCGGTCGCCGTCTCCGAGTCGGCCGCCGACGCCGGCGAGCGCGCCTGCCAGGACAACGATTGCCCGAAAACCGGCACCCCGGCGCCGGCGCGCGGCATCGGGCCCTGCGCCGCCTGCGCGACGATGGCGCGCTGCAGTGCATCGGTCTTGTCGGAATCCCCGAGCAGGCCGGCCGAGAGCGGCAATGGCCCGAGTTCCAGCACCTGTTCCACCGGGACCAGGATGCCCTCGTCCTGCTCCGCGGGCGCCTCGGCCCACAGAGGCGGAACGACCAGCACCATCAAAACAGAGCAGACACAGCGAAAGCTTTTCATAGGCGAGTTTCCGGGCACAGGCAACGACAGGTGAACGGGACGAGGCGAGCTACGCGAGCCGGGTCACCAGTTTTTCGGCAGACGAGGATCGTCTTTGCCGAAGCGGCGGTACATTTTACGCCGCCTGTTGCGCTCGATTTCCCGGCGCCGTTCTTCGACGAACTTCCGGTCCAATCGTTCCGCAATCGAGACCGTCACGTGCGCGTACAGGTCGTACAAGCCGGTCTTTTCCAGCAGGGGACGCAACCCAAGGCCGAGAAATAAAATCAGCAGCAGGTGCCAGAGCAACAGCTCTGGGAATACGATCGCCGTGAGGATCACCAGCCAGACAAGGGCCATGTAAGTGCCCCTTGCGACCGGACCGTATTCGAACTTGTGTTCCGACATGACGCCCACCCAGCCTGTTATGCCGCCATCCCGACCTCGATATTAACGCCTCCGGGGTTGTACGGTCAGTCGCTCCCCTGCCTGGGGAGGTACTTCAGCTGTCACCCGGCGGATGCGGAAACGCATCGATAGGCTCCTCGAAGGCGATCGCCAGCACGCACGCCTCTGCGCCCGTGCACAATGCTTTGTGGGGCATCTCAGGCGGACCATAGGCGTAGATGCCGGGTTTCATGTCCACCGGGTCGTATCCGTCGTAAGTCACGCGAAGCGCGCCGGAGACGAGCACCATGCGTTCGGCCGAAGTATGCGTGTGGCGCGGGACGACCGCACCCGCCGGAACCTTGAAAAAGATATCCGCGTTCTTGCTGGATGGATCGCCATGCAGCACCGCGATCGCGCAGCCGTCCGGCATGAACTCCGGGCAGGGACCCCACTGCAGATCCGGATCCTCGTAAGACCAGCTCACGGGCGCCTCGCCCATCGACGGGGCCGCCGTCAACAACGTGGTGCAGCAAAAGGCGGTAAGAAACGCTGCGGTGATTTTCTTATGCCATGGCATTTGATAACTCCGATGTCAGCGCATAGTTGTTCCGGGTATAGCACATGGCCGCTCTCGCCACAGGCGCGTGAGTCGTTCGGGGCGCCACGTTCCTGCGACGGTTTTCTGGTATCTTCCCGTGAATTCGTTCGGACAAGAAAGATACACGAGCCGGTATCGGCGATACGCGGCGAAATCAGCGCGCTGCTGTGAAGCCAATTCGATCCGCCTGACCCACTACTTTTCCTGGAAAGGAGATTCGAATGAGCACTTCGGCAGGAGATGATGCCCAACAGATCGGCGCAATCATGCAGACCTACATCGAGGGCGCGCGCAACGGCAGCAGCGATCACCTGCGCCCCATCTTCCATGAACTGGCCACGATCTGCGGCTACGTCGGCCCGGACCTGTTCGCGGGACCCATCGGCATGTTCTACGAGTGGCACGACGACAACGGCCCGGCGGCGGATGTCGAGGCCGGCGAACCCCGCATCGACATCGAAGGCACCGCCGCGACCGTGCGCATCGAGATCGACAACTGGACCGGCCATCGCTTCACCGACTTCTTCACGCTGGTGAAGATCGATGGTCGCTGGCAGATCATGAGCAAAGTGTTTTACCTGCACCCAGAGTAAACACTGCAATTCAGCTGGAGCCCTTATGATGATCAGGCACACAGTTCTTCTCTCCGCATTGGGCTGCCTGGCCCTCGCCGCATGGATTCCCGCCTCGGCAGAAGCATTCGAGCAACCACCGGCCTGGACGACGGAGCAGGCTTCGTTTTTCCCTGCAGATCGCTCCCTGCAGCGCCCGGAAGACGGCGTGGCGCTGCCCGACGGCACGCTGCTGATCGCCGACCAGGTGCATGGTCTTGTTGCGTTGCGGGCCGACGGCACCACGCGACCGTTTGGCGATTTCGGTGCAGCGGGATACGTGCACGAGCCGCCGACTCGAAGCGCGGGGCCGAACGGGGTGGCGTTCGAGCCGGACGGGATCCACGTGCTCGTGGCCGACATATTCACCGGGGCGATTTACCGCGTCCACACCGGCAACGAGTCCGTCGAGCGGGTCTTCCAGCACGAGTTCGGCGCCAATTCGGCCCGGCGCGACAGCAGCGGCGCCCTCTGGTTCAGCCAGTCGACGGAGAACAACGGCCCGGACTCCGAAGCGAGGATGTTCGCGGCCGTGGACATGAAGCCGTCCGACGGTGCTGTCTTCCGACTGGCGCCGGCCGGCGGCGACGGGTCAGGCGCGACGGCCGAACTGAAGATCTCCGGGCTGGAATTCGCCAATGGCCTGGCGATCGACGAAGTGCGCGGCGAGCTGTACGTGGCGGAAACCATGGCCGATCGCATCCTCGGTTACCGCATGGACGTGGCGACCGGCGAGCTTACGGGTCGTCGCGTGGTCGCCGAGTTGCCGACACCGGACAATATCGAGGTCGATGCCGCCGGGCGGCTGTGGGTCGCCTCACCGATCGCCAACGCGCTGCTGGTCGTCGATCCTGAATCCGGCGAATGGTCGACCGCCTACTACCCGCAAACCGCGGCACACCAGCAGCTGCTGGCCGAATGGCAGCGCCGCACGGAGAGCGGCGAGCCGCAGCTGGAACTGTTCGGGCCGGACATGTGGTCGCCGCTGCCGGGATTGCTCACCGGACTGATCCTGACGTCCGAAGGCGGCCCCGTTTACCTCACCGGCCTCGGCGACACGCTCGTGAAACTGGAGGCCGGCCAGGAGTGACGGGGCGCGTCGTTTCAGTCCGCCACGGCGTAGAGGCGCCACGGATCCGGCACGCCCTTGAGCTGGTGCTCCCCGCGGTCCTCGAAGACGCAGCCCGAGCCGCCTGAAAGCTGCTGCACGGTCGAGGACACCATGATCTCGCCCGGGTCCCGCTAAGGTGTAAAGTCCCGTAACATCACGCCGAGGCTGGCAGACGAGTCGGACCGTGTCGGGCTACCACTACTACTTCATATCCTCGCCGCTGCATTTCCTGCTCGCCGTCAACATGGCGATCCGTCACAAAGACGTGCGCAGCATTGCCGTGATCTCCTCCCGCATCGAGAGCAACGCGAAGCTGCTCGGCGAGGTGATCAGCCGGGACGGGCAGGTCTTTTGCGACGTGCTCACGCTCGAGAGCGGTCCGGGCCGTGGCCAGGGCAGCAAGGCGCGCCAGCGCAAGAAGCGCATGAAAGTGCTGCACGACTATCTCGCAAAGCGCCCGGCGGCCAAGATTTTCACCGGCAGCGACCGGCACGTCGAGTTCCAGTACGCCATGCACGTCGCCCGCCGGCATGACCCGGCCGTGGAAGGAATCTACCTCGACGACGGCCTGCATACGTATCTCGGGTCGCGGCGCATGCACAGTTTCCAGCACAAGTACGGCGACGCGCTGCTGAAAAAGCTCTACTACGGCACCTGGTGGAAGAACCCCGTGATCCTCGGGACCTCCGGATGGATTTCCGCGGTCTACGCCGTGTTTCCGGAGCTCGTCCACCCCGTCTACCGGGAGATGGGCAAGACCGTGCGGCCCTTCGACAGCCGCTACTTCGACACGCCCGAGTTCGAGCACATGTCGCGGGCGCTGGCGGAGGTAACGGGCATCGACCGGACGACCCTCGGCGAGATCGACTTCGTCCTGCTGCTGACGCACGAGCAGCACTATGCGGACACCTGGGCGCACACGGAGAGGATGATGCGGATGCTCGGCGCACGCTGCGCGCCCGAGCGCATCGCCATCAAGGCTCATCCCCGCTCGCAACTGCTGGACGAGTTGCGCAAGAGATATCCGCGCGCAGTGCATCTCGACAACCGCGTCGGCTTCGAATTGCTGCTGCCTTTTCTTCGCGAGGACTGCGTGTTCCTCGCCGACATCAGCTCCTCGCTGTTCACCGTGAAATGGCTGCAGCCGACGCAGCGCGCGATCGCGATCGAGGTGCCGCACCCCACGATCGAGCACTACCGCGGCGAGCTGCAGTCGCTGTTCCGCAAGATGGGTATCGAGCAGCTGTCCTACGAGGCGCTGGAAAGCGAGTTGTCTGACGAGGCGCCGGGCCGGTAGTCGAACCCGGAGGCTCGCTGGCGACTCGAATGCCCGCTCGAGGGCCATTGGCCCGCTTCAGTCCGATGGACGCCAGCGCGCGTGCGCCCAGAGCCGCTTCAGCTTCGCTACCAGGGGATGGCGCCGGATGCCGCGCGTCCGCCCGATGTCGCCCCAGTGCTCGGCTCGGAGTCCATAGGCTGAGAGCCGCTCGACGAGCGCCTCGACCGAACCCGTGTCGATGTCGAACTCGATGAACTGTTCGGGGCGGTCGGCCATGAACGCCCGGACTTCCGCCAGGTGGGTGTCCCATTCCCGGCGCCAGGTTTCGGCCAGTTCCTCCGTGGAGGCGATTCCCCGCTGCTTCATGACGCGCTGGGCAAACTCGCCATGCCCATGTTTCAGGCGTGAGCGGATCCAGTCCTCGCGGTTGCGGACGTTGAGCAACAGGAGGGTGTCCGGGTAGTCGCGCATGATCTCCCGGAAGTGCCGGATGGGCTCGAAGCTGTCGCGCTCCGTCTGGTAGATCAGGTCGGCGAAAAACACGTGATCTTCCATCCCGGCGAAAATCTTGCGCCTGGCCTCGAGGTTCTGCTGCATGAGCAGCGCGGCATTGCGGCTGCGCCGCAACGGCCGGCGAAGCCTGTACTTCACCACCGGGTGACCGGCGCCGCGAAACAATTGCTCGAGGCTGCGCGTGCCGCACTTGTGAAAGCCGATCTGCACGACTCTCGGCAGCGTGTCCGTAGGTCTCGTGTGGGGTGTCATGCGCCTGATCTCACCTGCTCCCCGATCGTTCATTGCCCTTCCCCTCGCGCATGCGCAGCTGGATACGCCGGATCCAGGTCCTGAGGCGCGCCGTCCAGCTGTCCTGCTGGTAACGCCCCTTGCTGACATGGCGTATACGGTACACCCCCGGCACGTCGACGGGCTCCCCTCGGGTGCGCAGCAGCCAGCGGAAAGCCCGATCCTCGTGCGCCTTGGCCCAGTGCGCTACCGGCTTCTGGTAAACCCCGAGCTGCGCACAATAGCCACAGGCGCGCGCCACGTCGCCGTGCGCGATCTGCAGCGGCCCGGTGGCGCGGTCGCGCTGTTGCGGTGCGAACGCAGCGGGATCGATGTCGAGCAGCCCCGGCTCGCCCTTGCCGGCTTCCAGCACCGCGTCCCCGGGTTCGAGCACGGCGGAACAATGCTCGGTACGCGGGAACACCAGGGTGTCGCGCCGTCCCTGCAAGGCATCGGCCAGGCCGTCGAGGCAGCCGGCGCCGAACACCACGTCGCAGTCCGTGAACCAAATCCAGTCGGCGCCGGTGTTGCGCGCGGCGTGGTTGCGGCCGATGGCGCGCCGGAACAGGTGGAATTTGTCGAGTGCCTGCCAGTTCCAGGTCACGCCGGGCACCTCGATGGCAGAGAAGTGATCGAGCAACGCGACGGTGGCGGCGTCTTCCGGAGAGTAATAGACGGTCATCGTCACCCGGCAGCGCTGCGGCGGATGCAGGACCAGCGAGCTGAGCTGGTAGGCCTGCATGTGCGCATAGCCCCAGCAATGGCTCACGATCTCGATCTCCAGCTGGCCGGTGGCGGCCCTGCGCCCGGACTCCGGCGGAATGCTCCGGAGGAACCAGCGGGCCGGCACCCAGCCGCTGGCAGCGAGGCGCATGAACAGGAGCACGACACGATCGGCGAGCGACTCGCGCGGTGCGCTGCTCATGGCCGCCCGCCCGGTGAAGTGCCGGTAAGCACGTGATCAGGACTCATGGCGGGGAGTGCTCCATCGGGCCTATTGTCACTTGCCGTGATGGAAAGCCCAAGCCCGCGGGACCGTCGCCGCCGCTCCAGGGAACACCGCTCAACCGCGAAGCAATAAAAAACGGCCGGGAGATTGCTCTCCCGGCCGCTGTTGGTTCGGTGGTAAAGGGTGGGCCAGATGGCTCACCCGACCACCTTGGGCTTAGTCGATCGCGTCGATGATCGTCTGACGACCCTCAGGGAATTCCTGCGGGGTCCAACCGTTCTGTTCCGCATGGCCCCTCAGCGCACCGTCGACCGCGGGGTCGGAGGAGGCATGGCAGCTCATGCAGGCCGCAGAATTGACACCCTCGAGGATGTCGTCCTGCAGGTTGGTGTAGTCGTCATCGCCGCCGGCGCCGACCGTAGTGGCCATCGCCTGCGTCGGATCGGGCAGCACCGCGAAGTCTTCCACATGGCAGGCCAGGCAGGCGTTGAGCGCCCGCGGATAGGTCGGCGATGAGAAAGTGTGGTTCTGCTCGACGTCGTCGGATCCGAACACGATGGAACGTCCGTCGCCCGGCCAGTTGGGAAGCTGATCCGCACTATCGGCCCAGGCATAGATGCCGCGGTTCCGGTAGATGACGTACGGCTTGCCAGTGGCGCCGGCCGAATGGATCGCGTGCAGCATGGTCTTCATCTCGAACGTCTCGCCAACCTGGCCGTCATAGGCCTCGGAGGCATCGACACCCTGGCCGACACGAACATACTGGTCGTTGGACGCCGGGTTGTGGCAGAGGTTGCACATCTCGACGTTGTCGACCCGGTTGCCGCCGTGCTGGTACATGGAACCGACATGGCACTTCAGGCACTCGCCGCTGTCGACGACAGCGCGGCGCGTGTCCACCGGCAGCTCGCCATCACCGACGACCCACTCGCGGGTCGGCGTGAAGGCGCGGACGCGCATGGTGTCGGTCGGGTCGACGACGTTGACCACACGCGGCTTGCCCTGCAGGGCAACAATACCGCGCTCGGCGTCGACATCGTCCACCGGGATGGTGGTCGTGGCGACGTTGCCGGAGCAGGTCGTGTTGTCGGTGGTGACCCCCACGGCTGCAGCCTGCCCCGGAGCATTCGCCAGCCCGATGATGGGGTCATCGCCCTGGAAGTAGCTGCGCAGCATGCTCAGGTTGCCTTCGCCGTCGGCATGGAACACCGGGGCGGTATCACCCACGGTGGCGTTACACGGATTGACCGCGACGCCGTCGTAGGTGGCCGACCAGGAGATCGCCAGGTCGGTACCGTCATCGACGATCCCGTCGATCGTCCAGACGAACTTGTTGCCTTCGGTGACGGACGTGTCCTCACCACCGAAGATGATGCCGCCGCGACCGGTTTCGAGGCCGTCGTGATAATCCGCGACGGTCGCGCCTGCAGTGCTGCCGTCGTGGCAAGCAGAGCAAGCGGTCGGTGCTGTCGGATCCGGGATGTTGAGGTGGAACTCAAGACCCGCCGTGAAGCCGAAGCTTTCCAGAGAGCCATGGCAGCTCAAGCAGCCCGGGCCCGAGACGGGCATGGCGTTCGCCGCCTCGAGGGCGGTGGCGCCGTCTGCGGCCGGGACGACGTCATCGCGATGGCAGACGCTGCAGTTCGTCATATACGTCGGATAGCCGACGTCGTAGACGGTGTCGCGCCGCGACACGAACTCGCCATCCGGGAAGTTGGCCGAGTTGTGGATGCCGTGGATGATCTCGGCGATCTGGCCGTATGACGGACCCTCGCCCGGCGTACCGCCCGTGTGGCAGACCACGCAGGCGTCCACGGTCATCGGGGCGGAGTAATGGCCGCCGCGATTGTCCGGGGCGAACCGTCCGACTTCACCGCTGGCGCCGTGGCAGTCGACACAGGCCTGGTTGCTGGCCAGCCCGGCGAGCGGAATGGCATCCGGGTAGTCACCCAGGGCCACGACCTCGAGGTCGTTGTCCCCGACGCGGAGAATCATCAGGTAACGCTGGTTGCCGGGCAGCAGTGCGACGCCATCGGGGATGGTGACGGTGTAATCGCCGCCACCGTCGTTGGTGAACGTCACGAGGTCGAGCCCAGGGTTATCGCCCCTCGGAGGAAAGCGTAAACCCGTACGATCCGTGCCGTCCCAGGCGTAGGCCCGGTACAGCGTCGCGCTGTCTGCAGGTTCGCCATCGACCGTCACGCTGAACGTGACTTCCACGTCGGTGCCGTCGTCGGTAACGACGAAATCAGAAAACGCCGCGGCCTGCGGCACGTCGAATTCATGACCCGCAGTGGCATCAGCGAAGGAGCCGGCGTCGTGACATACGGCGCAGGACTCGATGGGTGTCGTGACTACACCCGGGCCCGGAGGACCTTCAGGTCCCGGAGCGCCTGGTGCCCCAGGAGGGCCGGCAGGCCCCGTGTCGCCGTCATCGCCTTCACAGCCGGCGAGTCCGAAAGAAGCAGCACACACCAGTGTCGCTGCCAGTAACCATTTACTTTTCATTATTCCCTCCAAAGGGATTCAGAGCGCTTCCCCAAAATATGCATTCCGCATAACCTCAACCTAGAGGTTCCCGACGGAATGCTCACGCTGGATATTGGTCTGCATCAGAGACTTGAACAATTAGGACATTTACGCAGTAAAGACATGAATGAGAAGCATTCCTGTCTGGCTTTCGGGGGCTCCTGGCGAGTCGAATTCGGGCCTTTATTACGCCTCGATGACGGGCATCCGGACTGATCGAGGGGCGGGCCGGAATCGACTGCGGCGGGTTGGCGCCCTGTCGAAAGGCCTGCGAGGCCGGGTTTCTACCCCGCCTTTCTCGCGATATACACGCCATAGCTGAAGTGAGCCTTGCAGGTCTCGTAGAGGGCGATCTCTTTTTGCTCCGCCTCCACCAGGCCCCGCGCCTCGACGCTGTGGCCGTGACGCTCGAGGAACCCGGGGAACCTGGCCTGCATGGGCCGGTAGTACTCGTCCAGCCAGCAGCGCTCCGGAAGGACGAAATAACCGGTCGGCGTGTAGCCGTGCTCTTCCAGCACCCTCAACTTGGCTGAGGCCAGGTCGATCTCGGGATACTCGCGATCCCAGTGTTCCTGGAGTTCCGCCGGTCGTGTGTCAGTGAGCCAGGTGATCTCGGAAGCCACCAGCAGGCCACCGGGTTTCAGGAAACGCTTCCAGCCTGCCACACCTTTTTCGAACCCGATGTTGTAGATCGCGCCCTCGGACCAGATGACGTCCAGTTCCCCGTCCGCGAACGGCAGTTCGTCCATGGAGCACGCCAGCGTCGAGACGCGGTCGGCGACGCCGAGCTTCTCGGCCTGCTCCTCCAGGACGTCGAGAAACTCCTGCAGAAAGTCCACCGCCGTGATCCGGGCATTCAGGAGTCGCGCAAGCAGCAGGGTGGACGCGCCCGTCCCGCACCCGATGTCCGCGATCTTCAGTGGCGCAGACCGGTCGATGCCGGCGAGGTCGAGCGCCCGCTCGGTCTCGGCGTCCCCGCCCGGGCCCTGTCGATGGCCCGGCTTGTGCAGGTCGACCAGGAGTCGAAAATCATCCATGACCTTTTCTCCTGCGACGCATTTCCCGCAGCGCGGTGATCACCAGGAACACGACAGTCAAAGGAATCACGAAATACACCATTGCCAGGCTGAACCGCGGCAATGCGTCATGCTGGGATACCGCCAGGACCAGGTAGAGCGTGTAAGCCACGTAGTAACCGAGCAACAGCGTGCCTTCCGGCCGGCTGATGACGCCACGGGTGAAAAACATCGGCAGGCAGGCCAGCGCGACCGCGATCATGACCGGCAGATCGAAACCGACGACCGAGGGTGACACCGCCATGCCGGCGGGCGCGATGACACTGGCCAGGCCGAGCACCCCCATGAGATTGAAAAGGTTGCTGCCCACCACGTTGCCCACCGCGATGTCGCGCTCTCCACGCAAAGCCGCGACGACGGAAGTGACCACTTCCGGAAGGGACGTACCCGCCGCGACGATCGTCAGGCCGACCACCAGTTCG includes:
- a CDS encoding prolyl oligopeptidase family serine peptidase, translated to MKSFRCVCSVLMVLVVPPLWAEAPAEQDEGILVPVEQVLELGPLPLSAGLLGDSDKTDALQRAIVAQAAQGPMPRAGAGVPVFGQSLSWQARSPASAADSETATDPETAALWLWSWQLDADRFVKGHLKIEGLEGTALFNGVTPVTGDDEKGHELALRNGTHTLWLLHRGPKGEDPPALSWHGKTAVDRVQAHTRPERRVSPERLTNAETVASMAISPDGRFLALAFDGRSDAADLDVRRMAIRDLEEGGIVRQWTGERPKALAWSPDGRFLAIQEDKNLWLHGWPDGEARLLLANHENLGSFRWHPDSGSIIFSWTEPFKAEDVKARRMRALDDRWKTFRDNSQLYQVDVASGMIRPLTTGERSVNLLDIHPDGDRLLAWERFPDHAEPPHSLTRLFEISLADLEQREIGRYRVLNGALFAAEGYWLMSGPGLPIGDGIAFEADRLPNEMDTQLYRLSVDGKTARSMSRGLDPSIDGIHRLPGGDLLVSVTDRDYKSLLRFDADRERFTPLETGVEVMESFAASEGRRPVVAVRGTDADRPQRVHLVDVSRNRNRTLIDTQPLEYPDVQLGRVAPWTFTNTAGDEIDGRYYLPPDFDPQRKYPLIVYYYGGTRPVNRQFTGRYPFNLWAAQGYVIYVLQPRGATGYGQAFSAFHVNTWGEYTADDIIEGTKKFVAAHDFVDGERIGNIGASYGGFMTMQLATLTDLYAASISHAGISALTGYWGQGWWGYSYSGLASHGSFPWNNPELYVGQSPVYSADKVTTPLLLLTGDSDTNVPPGESHNMYTALKLLGREVELIEIPGQDHWILDREKRYVWWDTMLAWFDYWLKDQPEWWHHLYPETAEQE
- a CDS encoding cupin domain-containing protein; translation: MPWHKKITAAFLTAFCCTTLLTAAPSMGEAPVSWSYEDPDLQWGPCPEFMPDGCAIAVLHGDPSSKNADIFFKVPAGAVVPRHTHTSAERMVLVSGALRVTYDGYDPVDMKPGIYAYGPPEMPHKALCTGAEACVLAIAFEEPIDAFPHPPGDS
- a CDS encoding nuclear transport factor 2 family protein translates to MSTSAGDDAQQIGAIMQTYIEGARNGSSDHLRPIFHELATICGYVGPDLFAGPIGMFYEWHDDNGPAADVEAGEPRIDIEGTAATVRIEIDNWTGHRFTDFFTLVKIDGRWQIMSKVFYLHPE
- a CDS encoding SMP-30/gluconolactonase/LRE family protein encodes the protein MIRHTVLLSALGCLALAAWIPASAEAFEQPPAWTTEQASFFPADRSLQRPEDGVALPDGTLLIADQVHGLVALRADGTTRPFGDFGAAGYVHEPPTRSAGPNGVAFEPDGIHVLVADIFTGAIYRVHTGNESVERVFQHEFGANSARRDSSGALWFSQSTENNGPDSEARMFAAVDMKPSDGAVFRLAPAGGDGSGATAELKISGLEFANGLAIDEVRGELYVAETMADRILGYRMDVATGELTGRRVVAELPTPDNIEVDAAGRLWVASPIANALLVVDPESGEWSTAYYPQTAAHQQLLAEWQRRTESGEPQLELFGPDMWSPLPGLLTGLILTSEGGPVYLTGLGDTLVKLEAGQE
- a CDS encoding polysialyltransferase family glycosyltransferase; protein product: MSGYHYYFISSPLHFLLAVNMAIRHKDVRSIAVISSRIESNAKLLGEVISRDGQVFCDVLTLESGPGRGQGSKARQRKKRMKVLHDYLAKRPAAKIFTGSDRHVEFQYAMHVARRHDPAVEGIYLDDGLHTYLGSRRMHSFQHKYGDALLKKLYYGTWWKNPVILGTSGWISAVYAVFPELVHPVYREMGKTVRPFDSRYFDTPEFEHMSRALAEVTGIDRTTLGEIDFVLLLTHEQHYADTWAHTERMMRMLGARCAPERIAIKAHPRSQLLDELRKRYPRAVHLDNRVGFELLLPFLREDCVFLADISSSLFTVKWLQPTQRAIAIEVPHPTIEHYRGELQSLFRKMGIEQLSYEALESELSDEAPGR
- a CDS encoding sulfotransferase; protein product: MTPHTRPTDTLPRVVQIGFHKCGTRSLEQLFRGAGHPVVKYRLRRPLRRSRNAALLMQQNLEARRKIFAGMEDHVFFADLIYQTERDSFEPIRHFREIMRDYPDTLLLLNVRNREDWIRSRLKHGHGEFAQRVMKQRGIASTEELAETWRREWDTHLAEVRAFMADRPEQFIEFDIDTGSVEALVERLSAYGLRAEHWGDIGRTRGIRRHPLVAKLKRLWAHARWRPSD
- a CDS encoding glycosyltransferase, which translates into the protein MSSAPRESLADRVVLLFMRLAASGWVPARWFLRSIPPESGRRAATGQLEIEIVSHCWGYAHMQAYQLSSLVLHPPQRCRVTMTVYYSPEDAATVALLDHFSAIEVPGVTWNWQALDKFHLFRRAIGRNHAARNTGADWIWFTDCDVVFGAGCLDGLADALQGRRDTLVFPRTEHCSAVLEPGDAVLEAGKGEPGLLDIDPAAFAPQQRDRATGPLQIAHGDVARACGYCAQLGVYQKPVAHWAKAHEDRAFRWLLRTRGEPVDVPGVYRIRHVSKGRYQQDSWTARLRTWIRRIQLRMREGKGNERSGSR
- a CDS encoding class I SAM-dependent methyltransferase, with amino-acid sequence MDDFRLLVDLHKPGHRQGPGGDAETERALDLAGIDRSAPLKIADIGCGTGASTLLLARLLNARITAVDFLQEFLDVLEEQAEKLGVADRVSTLACSMDELPFADGELDVIWSEGAIYNIGFEKGVAGWKRFLKPGGLLVASEITWLTDTRPAELQEHWDREYPEIDLASAKLRVLEEHGYTPTGYFVLPERCWLDEYYRPMQARFPGFLERHGHSVEARGLVEAEQKEIALYETCKAHFSYGVYIARKAG